The window CGAGATTACCACGTACCAAAATGTATGGCATCTGTAATGGTATtctaaaacaaatttttatatatatacataaatagcaaatacaaaatttgaTGAAAGATTACCTTAAACATTACCAATCTATATGATATAATTGACATAAAAAGTATGTTAAACAAAAGACAAATTTACCGATTCTATGATAATAAGCCATATAATTTGCTTATATTAATTTAGTATTAGAATATTCATAatctaaatataaataattttctatatGTATATTGATGACATATTGAATGTTAGCtttcatataaaaatttaatttggactaaacatattaaatttcatttagATACTGCTTTTTCAGTTGTAAGTTGTTTAAGTAATATACTTTtgcatatttaatatttttgattTCACAGAAAAGATTATTTTCTACATAAATTTACAATTATACTAATAATCTTGTTTCATGTATGTATAAAGCAATATATCGTATCTATGTATACCTTAAAATCACATTATTggtatttacaataaataacaCATGTTCTTAACATTGattttatatataattttaattttattttatatatgaCTTTAATAGGATTTTGTTGATAATTTTAAAATGATACTTGCGTCCCTTTTTTGAAATCATATAATTCCAACAAAAATAAGATGCactgtttatttatttactatttCAAATTAAGCTAATGTCATTAACCTTAAATGAATTATATATTAAGTAACTTACCTGTTAACATGTACAGAATCCCAACTCACTTGACACCACGAAGAACCTTTTAATACATATATTTTAATACtgattattaacaataatgaaacaACATAACCGAATTATTACACACTGTcacaaatatttataagaaaCTATACATACGACTGTTTTAAACTGCTTGTAAAACTTGACTATGGATTGGATGTACAATGCAACGCATGTACGTTCTGTATCTGCGCGTATTACAAACAAGGTGCAATGGATGTATTTGTCGTAATACTTACAAATTTCATTATTGTTTAAACAAAGAAGACATTTAGGTTCTTTTTCATTTATGATCAAGTGAATATAAATTCATTGTTTACAAATACATGTACGAAAGCTTTATAATTATTGGGTAATCATACGAGCGCGAACGGAAGTCTCCAATAACATTTATCGTGAAATAGGAAATACTTTTACTCTTACATCATACTGTATGTGTATTTATGAGTATGAGGCAAAATAACCTATATTACATTTTCGAAAAATTCGAGACAAAGCGTTAATTCAGAATTcggatatagaatttatatttgcaaaaaagagAAAGGGCATTAGAAAAATTGATTCTCTTACAAGTAAGAATTCAAGAAGCATAAGTTCATAAGACAGTatattgaaattgaaaattttaaacgctAATGTGTTTtgaaaacaaaaacatgtgacttattTATAAATTACAAATGCGGTCTGTGTATAGGAATAGGAATCCTCGAGCTGAGTGAAGTAAAGATAACGGGGAGAACATGACGTCACATGTGGGCAAAAGAATTCAAAATGGTGGACACGCATCAAACGTAATCAGTCATCGGACACTATCGGATGCAACTGGATACTATTAATTTGACTGTGAATAACAGTgaatattttctaaataataataatgtagaTTCTAATTATATTACACATTATAAGATTTATAAGTTTTCACTGTTGTAATTTGAGATTGTacaataaagggaataatttttTACAAGTTGCAAATCATAACAGAATAAGAAGCAAACTTAACAAAACTATAAAGTCTAGAATTGTACAGTGTTTTTCGAATGAACAGTTCAGCTGGTTCATTTCTGTTTAAAGTTCGTGTAAAtgttacttatatagtattaagTTATTATCGTTTATAATAATATCGAAGTAAAAAATCCGTTtttcaaaatttatatttaaaattttgaaattgcaTGGCTAtattacatataataattaataatattgaaTACTATAATGATATTCGTAAGCAAGAATTAGAAAAAACGagagaataattccaagcaaatGTTAGAATACCATTGAATTTCCAGAAAATGCTATAATATTCGAACGCGAATAAATACAGGACAGAATAAAAATCTTAAAATGGAAAACTAATTTTATATGAAGTTATCCATAAGTCTCAAATCAGTATTGCCTCGAACTATTCTCGAAGTGACGCAAGAGACTGATTACTCAATAGCATAATTCTAAGAAATGAATAGttagcaataaaataaaatatctaaaGACTAAATATTAATCTCAATATGTTTAAATACGTTTATATGTTAACGATATGTTTTTTAGAACTTTCTTGTAGTcgtataatatatttttaaaaatattattggtACTTCATATGTTTTTAAATAACGTTAAAAATATCATCTacttgcaatataaataaaaaatttagtaGCAGTATTTTAATTCGATAAAAACATAACAGTGCATgccaatatttattaaaatgaaGAAAGTTATGAGCATTAGCAAAATACGTGCCTTTAAGTATTTAGCTAACCGCACTGCCCACGTACAGAATTACCACCATTATGGACAAATGATACCTACATATCTCTGTCCACCATTTTATAATTTTCTAAAACTGTCTATCAAAAAAGACTGCACCTACAGTCAGTTGTTACATTCCTAACTCATTACAGAAAGAAAGTCATGTCGTTAAAGATCAAAGTCTTAACGCATACGGTAATACGTAGACGAAATCAGTGACAGGTGGTTTGACGTTTATTCGCCGCCATCGTTATTAGCGACAGTGACCTGCCATATTGCGCGTGATATAAAGAACCGTAATACATTTACGTTATTACAGTTGTTACTTGTTCATTTGGTGCAAGAGTTTATTGTTTATGTAGCGACAACAATTCGAAAaagttctcgtgattcaatttgTGAAAGAATATTTCACGGTAGCGAGCTCGCGAAACGGTGAGTGAAATCTACATTGTTGACATcggaaatttttttttttttcatcgaACAGTTGTCATCGGGAAATTGAGTTCCGAATATTTGGTATTTACGAATTTAAGGAGACAAATTGTTATACCGTTTCATATTGCAATTTCCAATTGTTGTGTTGGATTTCCAGTAACACTAAAGTGATTACAGTAAAACTTGTTATTATTAATACTTTGTTGAGAAACATCTTTGAATAGATACGTGCATAATACCGTTTCTATGTCCTTAGTTTGTTTCGTAGTCGTATCTATACTCCCATAAAGTATGATAGATGATAATAACTGATATTAATGTAGCATTTCTTAATACATATACCTTTAGTGTAAATTGATTGAACATGTAAAATTGTATACAAGAGTTAAATAAGACATGGTTATAAATGTTGTTAATGTAAATCCTCATTCTAACTTGAATGTTTGTGATAACAGAATGATAATTATAGAGAAATAACTATCATATTCTAATATCAATTATACGTGGTCTGATATACATGTATCGTATATTAAGTTAACCCATgtgtaattataatatttatcagttttttattatatatttaatgaTTTGGCATTTTATATCTATTCAAGATATTTTAAATATCAATTCAATTCTATATGTTTAATAAATTTGATTATGAATATCACATTGATAATTTATCACATTTTAACACGTGTGCATTTTTCTATTCCATATGTTTTCTTTATTATTCTGCTAAATGAAAACTTTAGTCTATTTTTCCATAATGTAACAAATTTGTAAATTAATCATTATGAAATTATTTACAGGCACAAAATGTCAACTGGACCTTACAATTATTCTTATATCTTTAAGTATATCATTATAGGAGATATGGGAGTAGGAAAATCATGTTTATTACATCAATTTACAGAAAAAAAATGTAAGTTGTATTAAATTAAAAACCAAGTTTAGCTTTTAGTCGATATCTATTTGATAGTTAGAGTTAATTAAAACTATTTTAAGGTTACAGTGTTTGTGAGTAAAATACATAAAGATGGTTGAAAATAATCCTTTTAAACAAATTAGATCTATAGGGATATGTatttgttatatatttattctattaataatattattttttacataATATTACTTTATATAAAATAGCAGTTTCTGTTTGCTATTTTAAATTGCTGAATATGTTTActagatttaaaataaaatatattttctattgaaaagtatatactatcttatgttaTGTAAATAAAGAAATCAATTGTCTGACAGATATAACAATATATTTAAAGTGTTTCTTAAAATTAAAACACTTCATTCTCAAtatattattacaaaattatgtgtaaatttattttgtacttaagttATGGCGGATTGTCCACATACTATCGGAGTTGAATTTGGAACAAGAATCATTGAAGTAGCTGGtcagaaaataaaattacaaatatgGGACACTGCTGGACAAGAACGTTTTCGAGCAGTTACAAGGTATAATGAAATGGTTTTGCTACCTGTTTACTATACCATTTaacttaaagattcagtatgtaCTATTTACACGATATAGATCATATTACCGAGGTGCAGCTGGAGCATTAATGGTCTATGACATTACTCGTCGTTCAACTTATAACCATCTTAGCAGCTGGCTTACAGATACGAGGAATTTAACAAATCCAAGCACTGTAtgcaaaatatattttacataaTGGTATTTACGTCTGTAAAGTGTAACTACATTGATGCGCAATTGTtgaatgatgtatttttttgcacTACGTGGA is drawn from Calliopsis andreniformis isolate RMS-2024a chromosome 1, iyCalAndr_principal, whole genome shotgun sequence and contains these coding sequences:
- the Rab14 gene encoding RAS oncogene family member Rab14; translation: MSTGPYNYSYIFKYIIIGDMGVGKSCLLHQFTEKKFMADCPHTIGVEFGTRIIEVAGQKIKLQIWDTAGQERFRAVTRSYYRGAAGALMVYDITRRSTYNHLSSWLTDTRNLTNPSTVIFLIGNKSDLEGQRDVTYEEAKQFADENGLMFVEASAKTGHNVEEAFLETAKKIFQSIQDGRLDLNAAESGVQHNPSQPGRTNLQGVSYEQQGGKDSCSC